In the genome of Passer domesticus isolate bPasDom1 chromosome 2, bPasDom1.hap1, whole genome shotgun sequence, the window ATAGAAAAAtcactgcctcagctcctgCAACTTCAGAACAGTGAAGAGAATATTTACACACTTCCCTCTAGAAATTACAGTTAATGAATTAAAATGCTCTAAGAGCTAGTGTTCAAAGAGTGAATGTCTAAAGGCAGCAATTTTCAAAGCAAATTTCTTTGTAAATAGAATGCAATAAAAACAGAGATAGAACATCTACCTTCAGTGAGGTAAGCTTGGAGAGATCACCTAATTGAGCTATGTTATTGTCTGACAGATCGAGATGCTGAAGAGACAGACAGGAATTGATTTGTTCGATGGCctacaaaaataaagaaatcagTTACTCACAGTAACCTTTTTTAGCTAGTAAATAAAGCCAGATATCAATAATTataaattcttttaaaagataAGCTGCCATCTTCTATTTCATAAGCCAGTAGACACAAAATATTAACATTATTGTTCCAATCAAAACATATTCAGATTTCTTTGCTGCATTTTCCAAATTTCTATGACACAAGATTCTGGTAAATGCAACAGACTAAATACTTTACCTTAATGTTATTTCCTGCCAAATTCAGCCATTCCAGGTGCACCAAATCCTTCAGCCCTTCCACATACCCAATACTATTATGGGGCAAGTTGAGCACTCGGAGCTTGGTCAGTTTTGCTACACCCATCATTCGCACCAAGCGGTTGTTGGCTACAGAGAGCTGCAGACAGACACACAAAATAATCAGTTTTAACTATGCAGAGTAAGTTTTTACTTCTACTAGTTAAAAATCTATTCCAAGAGATACTTGTTCAATCTACGTATTTCATTTTCAAGTAAATGACGTAGACAAAAAAACCTGCAAGAgccagaaaataaattactgatCAAAGAACATGGGTCCTCACAGCTCACTCCACAAACTTAAGAGGAAATTCTCCTAGCAAAgctaaataaaggaaaaagaatgaggAATTGTGTCATATGAAAATAAGGTCATAATATCAGAATTGCCAATTCATTGTGCAAATtgctgccccattcctggtgTAAAATTGCACTTACTGTCAATATGGCAGAGGACAAAAGGTATTTCACACAATTCTCAAACAGGTCCTGTGCTAATAGGACTGTAAACCACAAactttttttacagtttttcaaGTCCTGACTAGACACACACTTCAGTAACATGATCACCAAGCTGGCAGTACGGTGGAAGTTTGTTGTAGCAACAAGCCCCACCTCTGCCAACTCAGTGTAGCTGGTCTGTAGAAGTTATCAAGCAGCTTCCAGTCTATGCAGAAGAACTTTCAGTGATAATACAAAGTTATTTTTAGGGTTACAAACCTCATGTACTCAAAAGCTAAGAAGTGTCAAATTTGAGTTATCAATGACTTTTCTAAGTGTTCTTATGATGTCCCTCCCCCATTAGGATTTATTTAGCTAATTTTTAGTTACAGCCCCCTCCACTGTCAACTGCACACCTTCACTGAAAGCAAAGCTTTCTACTTTAGTCAGCcatcatttatttttctgtgaagaCAGTAAGTGCTAGCTTACTTCAATTGCATAATATGACCTGAAGGCAGAAGATGCTAACATCACAGCACCATTATTTGATAACAATTTCAAATCAAGTAACACTGACCTGCATCAGATTCCTGCATTTCTCCAAGTGTTCCAATTTAATTATCTGATTTTTGTCCAGAATCAGAGTCTGAGTGTTAGCATCACAGGGCAAGGTTGGACCCAGTTTTTGCAATCCTTGACCTGAGCAGTTGACTACCAAGCCTTAGAatataaaaggagaaaaaaaaaaaaaacaacaaaaaaagaaccaCAAAGTTTATATAAGAGAACATGTAtgggaaaagcaaagcaagatAAAAAGATTTGTTTTATAATAGATGCAGGTAATTTGGGGAAATGGATTAACTTTCTTTTCCATGTAAAAATGAAGCAAATGACTTCAGCTTGAACACTTTAAGAGTAACTGATCCAGTTACTGGAAGATGTACATACCAGACACTGTCCCAGTTAAGAACTCTGGCAGAATTCTGGGAAAGTCACAACAGATCCTTTGAAGTGAGATGCAGCAAAATTCTGGTAGCTAAATTTAAAGGTGTGATCCTCAAAACCCCCAATTTCAATAgaaactaaattttaaaattcttcagaGAATTTAAGTTTTGAGCAGCTTGACAACGAATTGTGTGTAAGCATTCTGTCTAAATTAAGAAGCCATTCGTGCAGCCGTACTACAGTACTGGGGGCATTGGGAGGGACAAACTGTAAATTGGTCAGCATACCATTTACTTAATGCAACACACAATTCAAATGTTCCATGCAAAAAGGGTCACTACATAAAGTTAAAAGGCAAACATTTGCCATCTACAGGGAGCTTGAATCACTGGTACCCAAAGTGACACCTGAAAATCATAATGTCACTTCTGCAACCACTTGGTCACTTTAATTGACCAGACAAACTTTGCATCTGCTCATTTACCCAAGGGTTTGTTACAAAAATTCACAACTGACCCCTCCAGCCTAGGAGAGAGGTAAGGACCCACAGAACTGAATTGCAAGAGTAATGCTTTTATTCATGCACATGAGGCGTCCCATTCAAACTGGGGCACTTGGAATGTGGCTTTACACACGGTTCTCTTAGATTTCCAGCATTCAAGTATAATGTGATCCAATGGCTACTTAACACACACAACTATTTGCAAAGAACCTGTATTTCTACGGCAACATCATCCACCTGCTTTGCTATTGAACTGGACATCCCTGCAGTCACACTTGCCATAATAATTTCTCCATGATGCTGACAAAGGAAGTTTTTCACAGCGGTGTTAAACAACCTAGGGTACTGTCATTATCTCTTTGTCTGGGGGTATCCTTTATGAGCACCTTCAAGGTTCTGAAAAGCATAGGTCCCTCTTTCAACATTTGTCCTTCTTCTCTTTGCAACAAGCTTTAGTTTGCTTGCTTATGCATGGCAGTTCAGTACACAGCATGAATTATATATACACGTGTAACTCTAGAAAATTAATATGATTCCATTCTATAAAGACTCATTGATATACCTGGGCAACGAGTTTTTCCTAATAGGATATCAGGACCcaggaaaacatttcagaattGCTTATTTCTCGTTTGGCAGGGACCAAGAAACTACACCCTCAGAAGTGGCCCTGTCCCCAAGCCCTCCCAGCGCTCCCCTCTAGGTAAAACGGGCTCTATATCACTCAAATCCTGGCCTATAAAGGTTCTACAAGGCGGCGGGACCCTCCAGCACGATGGACAGCCGCTCCGTGCTCCGTGCCCCGATGCAGAGGCGCTCCTCAGGGCGGGAagcgccgcccgcgccgccgccctcgccccgcgctgccccggccGCTCCCAGCCCCGCGGGGCCCTCCGAGCCCGGCTGAGAGCGGCAGCAGCCGAGCCCCGAGCGGAGGCCCGGCACCCCTACGAGCCCCCCGGCGCCTTTCGgacccgcagcccgcggccccTGTCCGGGGCTGCCCTTACCCGCTCCGGCCGCCTCATCCCCGGCCCTGGCCGCAGCGCCGGCTGCCGCCATGCCCCGCGCTTGACAACACCGCCAGGCAACCGAGCGCCGATGGGCTGGGCCGAACAAGCTCCGCTACGGCAGCGCCGCGCCTTTTATGCCGGCTAGAGCGGCGGGTGCCGCGTCCGGGGCTGCGCCGGGGTAGCCCGGCCGGGCGAGCGCTCCGTGAAGCCGCGGCGGtgcggccggggcggggcggggcggcgctgcccggcccggccctgcccgctcCGCTCCCGTCGGGCCCCGCGCGCCGCTGCCGACACCGCCTCCCGGCGTGCCCTCCGCCCCTCCGGCCCCTCGCAGCCGCCGCCATCATGAAGTGAGCGCCCCGTCCGCCGCCATCCGGGGCCATCCGCCGCGGGGAGGCCGCCGCGGGGCCCCGGCCGCCTCCCCCGGGCACCTGCGCCCTCCCCTAACTCTTCTCTCCCGCGCAGGGTCGAGCTGTGCAGCTTCAGCGGGTACAAGATCTACCCGGGCCATGGCCGCCGCTACGCCCGCACGGACGGGAAGGTGAGGCCGGGGCgagccccggggccgggcgggagcgGGCCCTGCGGGCGGGAGAGCGGCCGGGCGGTGCGCGGGGAGCGGGGGCCGCGCCTCTGGGACTGTCCGGAGGCTCCGGTAGTGCTGATGTGAGGTCTGCCCGAGTCGTTCGTATCGAGCTGTGTGAAAGCAGCATCGGCCGTGGCTGCTCCGCAGGAGATCCGTGTTGTGCTGTAGCTTGGTTTTAGAATGCAGTTTCCAAAATGAGTCTTAAAGAAGCTGGTGTAATGTACCACAGTTGTGTAGAAAATGCTGCTTAGACGTCCTGCATCAAATGTTAAGATTCGCTGGAGCCAACAGCTGGTCTCCCAGATTAAGTGAGTAGAAATCTTTAAGGTAAAATTGGGTGGAGAGCCCTTTCAAGCTGTCATGTCATACGCAGACAGGGTTGTCCCTACCTGTGAAAGGACGGCTGTGCTTTTGAGTGTCCCAGTACAGTTATCTTTCTCTCTGGAATTCCCAGCAAAATGACCAGGAGATTGACTGGTTGAATCCTTGTGAGCGCTCCTGAGAATTAGGTTGTACTTTAAATGGAATTATATAGCTAATAACAAGCCAGCTTGCACATTCTGCCTGTTGTTTTAGACAGACGGGTTAGTGTCACTATGCAAGGGGGAATCGGGTGGAGCATTGGTCTCCCTGTGTTCCCTAGGCCAAGTTTTGAGTCACTCCCACACACAGGAAGTACATTGTTGCTTGAGGACAGACACTTGGAAAGTGATGCTGGACACAGCTATTCATGCTGTGCCTGaaacacacagcagcactggaTGCAAGTGGTAATTTGaactttttttcagaaaaatgaagATACTTCAGAATCCCTTGCAAGACTTCGGTTTGACCAATGTAACAGAAGACAAAACTTGAGATTTCttgaattattttataaaattttgAATAGTCAGAGCTGTATTTAAGAACTCCAGAAACAACAATATCGAAAAACACTGACTCAAAGAATATTTAATGCAAACTGTGATAATGCCTGTCATGGAAACAAAGCTTACACAAAACGTTTTGCCTTCCCAGGTTTTTCAGTTCTTGAATGCAAAATGTGAGTCTGCATTCCTTTCCAAGAGAAACCCTCGTCAGATCAACTGGACTGTTCTGTACAGGCGTAAGCACAAGAAGGGACAGTCAGTAAGTACATGCCAGCTAATGGCACTGGAATTTGGTGACCAAAAGATGTGGTCCATGGTCTGTTAGAGGTCACTTAAGTGTGCCAGTGTTCAGCAGAAGCACGACCCACGTTACCAGGATGAAGACTAGTTAGTAATGGTGAAAATGTGAGTGCAGTTACATGAGTTTATACACCACTTCAGCAAAAACATTGGATTGTGTTGGAGCACTTCTTTGAGAGACCACTCAGAGCCACAGTATGTTCAGTAGATCTTAATAATTGTAGGAATGGCATGTGTTTAAAAGTTAGTTTTAGGGAAGGTGGGTAAATGCTGTTTAATATGCATACTTCATAGAAGTTTGGACTTGTAAACTTCCTCAATGGtgacagcacagggagctgatTTTGGGGTTAGAGGGGCAGGGATGACACTCCTGATATACTCTCCTTGAAAACTTTGGGCTGTAGCTTAGCATGAGGTCTTTCCCTAGGCAGTTGTCATTGCATTAAAAGGATAAATCATGAAGGCATGTAGCATGAGGTATGCTGCAGTGCTCTTGTTTAAACTTGCACAGCAGAGGAGCTTTGGGAAAGGCCCACATCAGTGCAATATCTGTGTTCTTGTCAGTTTGGTTCATGGCTTACACTGCTCCCCAGCACCTGATCCACTTCAATAGGTGTGGagtgttttcctttcagaagaCACCATTGAAGGTTTATccttcccccccttttttcttctgagagGTACAGCTGGTGGAACTTATAacattcttttaaaatacttttttttgtaCTTTGCTGTAGAAGATATAGGGTCTCTCTAATATGTGTGTCTCCAACACTGATAGCTGAACAGCTGGGGAGCCAACCAAGGATTGTTGGTAGTAACACACTGTGAAAAGTACAGGATGTGGGTGGAGAAGGGGCCATGTGGAGGTGGGGCAGCACTTCTGTGTACCAAACAGGAGGATTCGCTAAAGTGAGGAGTAAAATTCTACTATAGTGTACAGTTTCAAACAGCTTCAGTTTGAGTAGCAGCTTGTTTTCGTAATTGTCTTTAGCCACGTATTTAACATCTTGTGATGCTAATTGTCTCTGTTTGTCTCCTGCCCTCTTAGGAAGAGGTCCAGAAGAAGCGCACGCGCCGTGCCGTGAAGTTCCAGAGAGCCATCACTGGTGCCTCTCTGGCTGAGATTATGGCCAAGCGAAACCAGAAGCCCGAAGTACGGAAGGCGCAGAGGGAACAAGCTATTAGGTGAGAAGTCAGATCAGTGGAGCTGTCCCAGGCTTTTCAAATGTTACAGTACTTTTCATATAAAAGCCTAAACTCTAGGTGAGCTCTGTGTTTTATAAAACTTtttttgtgggttgtttttttttttttgtttgtttttaatctgTATATTTGTATGTAATACTGAGTAATCTTGGCAAGAGATAGTGGCAGCAGAGAAGGATCTCTCCTTGCCTTTTCCCTTTGCACCTTTGTCACTCACAGTTCCGCTGTCTCTGTAGAAATTCCTTCAGGGGATAGTGAATATAGAGGAGAAATCTGCAGTAATACATTCCATTCCTGATCTTGGGAAGCTCTTACAGTGCTGAAACAAGGAAACAGTGAATGGCAGATATGGCTAACTTCCACTTTTTCTATGAATTAACAGGGCTGCAAAGGAAGCCAAGAAGGCAAAGCAGGCAACCAAGAAAACGGCTGTTTCTGCTGCAAAGGTGAGATGTAATAGGCAAATAGAAATTATAAAATGGAATACACCATGTTGCAACATGACACACAATTATTTGGAAATTCCTGTTTATGTTTTGAGGAAGCATTTTTGTAACTTTTTGATGTGAAAGCTTCTTGACTGAACTTCTGTACTAAAGTGAAGCATACCCAAACAGCTGCACAGAATTAATCTTTTTTACAGAATAAGTAAATATTACAGGAAATCGATTCTCTGACCTAATATcagaaataattaataaaaacttGTTTGAATGTGACATCTTCACTACCTAGGAACTTGGTAACAATATATTGATGAGTGCTACCATGTGTTTCATTAACACTTCTGAATTAATTCCTTATGTTGGCTTAGTGCTATGTGTGTAAACAAATGATAACATGATCCCAGTATTACAGTTTGCAGTTCTAGTCTGATCTGATTTTTGTCAAGAGTACATACAGGGATACTTTTAGAACTGCAGATGAATAGCTTCTTTTCACTCATACTTCATTATTTCTCTACAGGCCCCTACGAAGGCAGCACCTAAGCAGAAGATTGTGAAACCAGTCAAGGTTTCTGCTCCCCGTGTTGGTGGAAAGCGCTAACTTGCCAAACTGTTGGTCGTGCTGAATAAACATCTGATGGAATTACATTACTTGTGCCATGGTCTGCTCAGCTGTGTGAGATACACTGAAGGGAATGAATCTGTGAAATGACCATGTCTGGGTTTTGCAGACTGAAAAGCATCTTCCTGCCATAAAACACTTGGTTTCTTAGACAGTCTGCTGCATTAGCACACGCTTCCCCAGTCTTCACTGAGTGGCTCAGGTAGCAGGGAAGATGGAGCTGGTATTTGAGGAGCCTTCTTgcctgaaggaaaaaacagcCCTAAGTTTATTCTGCATCTATAACAAATGACATAAATGACATGAAAAGAGGTTTCTAAGATCAGAGATACATACACGGTAAAAGGGGGTGTGGAGCAATATAATCTGTAAATTACATACAAAGGTCCTGTGTTGTGGAGTGTGTGTAGCAAGATACAGAGAATCAAATATGgagaaggttaaaaaaaaggaatggaTGATTTCACAGACTGTGTGGCTCTTAAACACAAAGATTCAGATGCAACTTCTGGGTCAGGAAGTTATAAAACTGAACTGCTGGAAGCTGTTGTCAGGGAAAAGGAAGGCTGTGAATATTGAATGGGTTTCAAATGCAGCTGGTGTTACACAGTTAAAGCTCGTTTAGGTTCATATTTAACTTGTTGAATGCAGATAGGGGTTCCCTATTAGTAATTTTCCACCCTCCCACCGCTAGAGGGATTGAAATTCCTCATGGGAGTTCCTCTGTCTGCCTGAGTAGCTGCACTGTGCAGACAGCGTGCCCAGACTTTGCCAGTTTTGGTGGACAGCAACAGCCTTGGCAAAGCAATGTCCTCATTTACCAGAACCAAAACAGAAACCAAACCTTCACTATTTTCTGGATCAGTTGCTTTTCTGTTGATAGTTTGAGGACTTGATTTGTTACCTTACACCAGTCAAGAAGACAGCTGTGTTTTAACTTCCTGCACTCCCACTGGGCTTCAGTGGCTGTAATGGGCACTGTGGGTTATGGGCTACACTTAGAACTTTCCTGAATTTTAGTAAAATATGTATGGGTCTGGATGAAGGCTAAAACCCATTTAAAAAAGGTCTAGCTTGATATTAATTGAATTTGCACCATGATCTTCCAAACAATTCTGCtttttgctattaaaaaaacaaacaaaaaaagccccagcGCTGCTCATGTTTAGAAAGAAATTCAAGGCTTTTAAACTGGTTAACATATTTGAAAGGAAGCCAGAAACTGGAGgggaaaagagaggaagaaaaattgccTGTAGTTAGCAGGGAAAGGAATTTTTAATAGTTTAAAACTGAAGGCTGAAAACACCTCTAAATACTACGCGTGCAAGTGGAGATTATACAAATCACACCAGTGTCTTGCACAAGGCACCTGGTACCCCAAATGTGTCCTTGTGAATGTTTTCAGCTAGGAAGCTGAAAATAAAGATGAGCTTTTACCATCTTCTTGAAATACCACTAACGATATATATAGAAACTGATTGGCAGATATGACTAATTAATAAGTTATTATTTGTTAATGCTTTGAAGTCTGCAGGCTTTGGCTGCCTGGTGTCACTGCAGTGGTGCACAGAAGTGCTTCACGATTGCTCTTCCTTGATGTTTATTCCTGACTTCTGACTGATATGGAGAGAAGAAGTAAAGAATTACATCAGGTTACTCCTCTTACAAGCTATGCACTGGGTGAGACAGGCTGTTCAGAGCAGGGCCTTATCCTGGTGTAACAGCACTTCATTCATCTCAAACACAGATGTAATAGAATGAATTATGACATTTAATATAAGCCCTTCTGTTTAACTAATGTAATCGATCCTCTATCAAGTATTTGTCAGAAGAAATTGAGTACCTACGTTTGTCACAGACCCACAAAATAATTTGGGTTAAAAAGGAGGTCCAGAGGACATCCAAATGTGTTTGTTTAGATGAGATTGCTCAGTATCCAGCCGAGTAATGAACACAACTCCAAGGACACAGATTCCACAACCTCCCAGGGCCACCTGTTGCAGTATTCCACCACTGCCATTGTTGAAATAAGCCGAAAAACCAAACACAGAACCCTTTTCCGTACAAATAGCGCCTTTGGGCGGTCCTGCTCCCCCTGGTCAGTGTCTCAGTGTTTGGGGATGCCCGCTCCAGGCGCGTCCCGCAGGTACCAGCgcaggggaaggaaaggaagggtcGCTGTTGTTGCTGCTCTTGCCCTGGGCGCCACAGCCCCGGCTCCTGCCTCGCGTGCTACAGGTGGAAGAGCCAGCGCAGAGCTGGGACAAGTAAAACGCGCAGTTCACGTCTAATGGATTTTCTTTCTTGCCTCTTGCAAACAAAACAGCCCCGCCCGCGCCGGTGCTGCTCCCGCTCGGCGCGAGTggccctgctcctcccctcGCAGCTCTTGCTCCCGAGGCAGCTCTGGAGCGGAAGCCGCTACGGTTTCGGAGCTGGCACCGCACCGGGATTGCCCCGGGAGCGTCCCCGGCTCCCGCCGCCGGCTTTGCCCGGCTCCAGCATGGCGGCCCCGGCCTCTGCCCTGCCCGCTTCCAACATGGCGGGCCCGCTCCGCCGCGCCCCCGCCCCTTCCCGGCCCCTCCTGCGCGCGCGCGGCCCCACCTCACTTCCGCTTGTGTAGCAGCCATTTTGTCTTtccgccgccgctgctgcccgagcttctccctccctcccgccgCCGCGGGCCGCGACATTCCAGTTCCCCCCCGGGCGCGGctcccgccgggccggggcccATCCCGACCCCGCTTCTCTCATCCCGGGAGGCTCCTCCGCAGCTCGCGCGCGGGGGCGTCTCCCGCCCGCCCCCCCCGCCGCGCGATGTCCAGCGAGGAGAGCTACCTGGCCATCCTGCGGTACCTGACGAACGAGCGGGAGCCGTACGCGCCGGGCACGGAGGGCAACGCCAAGCGGAAGATCCGCAAGGCCGCCGCCTGCTACGTGGTGCGCGGCGGCACGCTGTACTACCAGCGGCGGCAGCGCGACCAGCAGCGCTTCGCCGAGCTGGAGGTGGTGCTGCAGGCCGAGCGCCGCGCCCGCCTCATCCGCGCCGCGCACCTGGCGCCCGACGGCGCGCACCGCACCCGGCTGCAGACCTGGCAGGGGCTCTCGCAGAAGTACTGGTGGAGAGGTGAGCGCCGCGGGTCCCCGGGTCACCCCCGAGCGCAGGGCACGGGACCGCCTCCAGAGGGTTCTTTAGTACCTCCGCTGATGGAGACtcgcagcctgtgccagggcacaggCAGCTTTACAGTTTTACAATGTTTCCTCGTGTTCACGTGGAACTTCCCGTGTATTAGTTTATTCTCTTGGCACCTCCGGGCCCTTACTCCGTGCTCCTGACGCCGTGTGTTTTAGATATTTATACACATTGATGCGGTCCCACAGTTCCTTCAGCCTTTCCTTGTAAAAGAGGTTATTCAGTCCCTTAATCGTCTTTGTTGCCCTGCTGCACCCGCTCCAGGAGTTGTCCCATCCTTCTGCTGAAGGGATGTCCGCGTGGCCTCCCTGGCGGCAGCAGGAGGGGACTGTCACTTTGCGGCGTGACCAGTGCCTTTAAACGCCACCTCGGAGCACGTGGTGTGTGGGCAGTGACATCGTGTCACACCCCGAGAGGCAGGGCTCGCTCTGTGCACTACGTCTTGGTCAGGAAATTGTCCGAGGCTTTTTGTCTGGTGGTGGTACCTTAATATATGGCAGCAGAGAGTACAGCTGTCCCCTCCAGGTCTTGCACACAGCCCAGGTAAGACGGTGACATCTCAACTGTGCCCTTGGGATAGGGTGAGGATCCAGTCCACATGGCCTGGGTTAGCTTTGGACCTCATTCATGCATGTGGTGGTGTTCATGTTAAAGTACTACAGCTGCCGGTGGTGGCAGTCCTGGCACTCGTTGTTTTACTTGTCTCCTTCTTGCAATGAGAAGCTGAAAAGACCAGACTAATTCTCAGCTGGGCTCTGAgtggtgctgcagctgttgCAGATGGTGGTGCCTGAACAGCAATCATTCCCAATTGGGACTTTCTTTTGCCTGAGGGAGCGACTTGATATCTTGTTCCCTTTGGATTTGGTGTTCTACTTTTAGCCGTAGgtatccattaaaaaaatagccTGCTTTTAACTTGCCACGGGCCCAGTGTGTGTCTGTATTGCTTCTCTTGTTCTGCTCTCTTCATCCATCAGCAAGTCTGTAATTTCAGCTTTACTTTTCCCTATTTTCAGTTGGAGGGCTTTTGCTCTAGCTGCAGCCAATCCCTCCAGTCCAGATCTCATTGAATTGAAAATCTTTTCATGTGAAGAAGAGATGTGGCATCTCAAAGCTGATATACCTATTCTGGATGGTGGTTTCCTTGCCTTTATCTGCATTCTCATTGTCTGCCCAGCATTGCACTGTTCTGGCATCTGCGCtcatcctgtgctggaagctTCCTCCATGGGTCTCAGTGTAGCTTCTATTTGTCAGGAGAAGGCATTCTGTATTCTGTTGATCTTACTGGTCACCTTTATTTGCACACCCTAAATCCTCTTGCTTCTCTTACACTGAGAATACTAAAATTCATTCCATGCTTCCAGTTCAAGTTTTATGTTTCTTACATGTGTCTCCCTTAAAACAATGTTTTCCCTGCCATTGCAGTACTCTCTGGCTGCTATGGACAGCAGCTTTGGCCCAGCTGTCATCCTGAGATGGACTTCAGCCTGGTGTGTGTTCTGCAACTGCAGGGCCATGGGCTCAGGGGCCAGGAAGGGTGTTAGGAATGTGATTTGCAGGTCAGAGACCTCCTGTCTATTTCAGATGAAATCAAGGAGATGTACAAGCTGTTGAAATGGGCATTAATATCTTAGGTTGCCTGAAGTTGCTGTTTTCCTGATCCTTGCAGAGATAGGTATTTAATGATAGTGCAAGTCATGCTCTGAGGAGATGTGAGCAAGCAAGTCTAAGTCTGTCAGCAAAGCTTTTGAGCTGTGCTGGTTTTTAAACCATAGAGGCCCAGCTGCTGTATATGCTTTTGTATTGTCCTTGTGAAGAGAACAAATTTGGATTGAAAGCAATGCATGGAAAATGCCATGGGATCCAGAAAAGGACCCTGCACTTAGGATCTGTTGAGTATCTGGAATTATTTACAGAATTGCAGAATGTGccgagttggaaaggacccacaaggatcactgaatacaactcctggccttgcacaggaCCATCCCCAAAAGTCACAAGAGTCATTCCTGAGAGCcgtgtccaaacacttcttgagctctgtcaggcttggtgctgtgactgcttccttggggagcctgttccagggcccagccaccctctgggtgaagaacctgttcctaaaatccttcctgaacctcccctgacacaaattCAGGCTATTTCCTCAGGTCCTGTCATTTATATTTGGTTCCACTGGTTGAAGTACTGGTGGGaaattgatttatttaaatTCCAAAATCATAAGCAATTTATTTAAATCAGTATTAATAGTACCTGTCAGTGTCATTGCATATAGCACAGTTGATCCCAGTTTTCAAAAGCTCATAAGTGAGCATTCCAATTTGTCCTCTTCAGGAGGAACAAGCCATTTGTGTGGGCTAAATACAGAATTATATTACATTTGTCATTACCTTGGGATGATGAGACTAAATGTctaaatacctttttttttcagccttaATAATCTTTCTAGGAGGGTTTGCTTGATGTAGTGACATTCTAAATGTTCTATCTCAAATGAGCAGTAGAAACATACAATGTCATGCAATGGTGTGAGAGAATCAGAATTGGTAATGTTGCATCAGAGAGGGAGAGTGTAGGTGACTGACTTTATTTCTCTTGGTTAGTATGTAATATTTTTGATTATTAATTATCGATGTTTTGCTAATCTTCTGCACAGCTACTTGTTTATTGTAAATTGAATTAAGATTAGAAGCCTAATCAAGCTCCATTAATTTTTCTTAGGTATTCTTAAGCAGGTTAAAGATTACATTAAAGAATGCAGCAAGTGCCAGGAAAAGTTAGATCGCTCTAGATCTCTCTCAGATCCTTCTGAAATGCTGGAGGAACTAGGACTGGATGCAAAA includes:
- the RPL24 gene encoding large ribosomal subunit protein eL24, with protein sequence MKVELCSFSGYKIYPGHGRRYARTDGKVFQFLNAKCESAFLSKRNPRQINWTVLYRRKHKKGQSEEVQKKRTRRAVKFQRAITGASLAEIMAKRNQKPEVRKAQREQAIRAAKEAKKAKQATKKTAVSAAKAPTKAAPKQKIVKPVKVSAPRVGGKR